From Chryseobacterium sp. H1D6B, a single genomic window includes:
- a CDS encoding GLPGLI family protein, producing MKKIILLINLLIVTFLFSQKKFDVIYEADYKLKYKLSNVSDYKKETTFALLINQKASFFKNMNKYIADSLEIEKVNIPMDEGMRYVTDFRETIGTTSAKIYVTSEINYADYSYEEPNSINWKIKNEFKTVLGFKCQKAETTKYGRIWTAWFTPDIPFQYGPYKFNGLPGLITEIYDAKDDYHYTLYTFRKRKYTCRSANASLNAKKTTKDKIWELLKNRAAGKMRVHEQYLENKEDLEMIRRNVIEAEKNYNPIELSIY from the coding sequence ATGAAAAAGATAATACTACTGATTAATTTATTAATCGTAACATTCCTATTTTCTCAGAAAAAATTTGATGTAATTTACGAAGCAGATTATAAACTAAAATATAAACTTTCTAATGTCAGTGATTATAAAAAGGAAACAACCTTTGCTCTCCTGATCAATCAAAAAGCTTCCTTTTTTAAGAATATGAATAAGTACATTGCAGACTCTCTTGAAATAGAAAAAGTAAATATCCCTATGGATGAAGGAATGAGGTATGTAACAGATTTCCGTGAAACTATTGGTACAACATCAGCTAAAATTTATGTTACATCTGAAATTAACTATGCCGACTATTCATATGAAGAACCCAATAGTATCAATTGGAAGATCAAAAACGAATTCAAAACGGTCTTAGGTTTCAAATGCCAGAAAGCGGAAACCACCAAATACGGCAGAATCTGGACGGCTTGGTTCACTCCTGATATTCCCTTTCAGTACGGGCCCTATAAATTTAACGGCCTGCCCGGATTAATAACTGAAATATATGATGCTAAAGACGACTATCATTATACACTTTACACCTTTAGAAAAAGAAAATATACCTGCAGATCTGCTAACGCATCGCTTAATGCAAAAAAAACAACGAAGGATAAAATATGGGAGCTTTTAAAAAATAGGGCTGCAGGCAAAATGCGCGTACACGAACAGTATCTTGAAAATAAAGAAGATCTTGAAATGATAAGAAGAAATGTAATAGAAGCAGAAAAAAATTACAATCCTATTGAATTAAGTATTTATTAA